The genomic window CTTTGAGTTAAATTAAATGCTATGCTTTTATTTGCCTGATTAAAGTTGTTTTGTACAAATTCGTCTAAAGAATCACCCACAATATCAATTTCTTCAGCACGATATTTTCCTAATCCATGCCTTTCACCCCATATAAGCAAAGGATTTACTTCTGGACGTATTCCAATTAATCTACAAACACATGAATCTAAGGCCACAGGATCAGTAGAAAGCAAAATCACATTCATTGGGCGTGGAGTCCCACCCCTAGGACCATTACCTTCCATGGCCATAATTCCATCCATTATGTATAATCTCGGGTTTAATAGCATATTTAGATCTACTAACATTCGGGCAAACTCATTTACTTGAGGAAGCCTTACATGAAATTCACCCTTTAATAAACCAGGAATACAGCCAAACTGGTTCTTTATTGCTCCTGTCATTGCAGTTAGGCCATGAGTTTTGAGCTTAGAAATACTTACCAAACCATCGCTTTCTAAAACTCCATTAGCAATAGTGAATATCTTGTTTTGTTGTCCTTCTAAAAAAGAGCACTCCTTACCACTTTCAAAATCAGCTAATTTCATACCTAATTGATCTGCTACAGCTTTAATTCCTGTTTTTTTAGCTGCTTTTTCAGGACTTCCTAAAGCAGGTGAATCACCATAACTTAATTTCACACCACAGTCTTTGAGCACATTACCAACTGCTTGAAATACGTACGGATGAGTTGTTACACATTTTTCTGGAGGCTCAGGGGCTAACAGGTTTGGTTTTAATATAATTTTTTCTCCTTCTAAGAAAATTTTGTGACCACCTATTAAATCAAACCCTTTTTTAACAGCATTATTTACCTGCTCAACTTCATAATTATCACATCTAATGCAGGCAACCTTAACCAAAAATTTTTCCCCCTTTAAATAAATAAGGCTGTCTCAAGGACAACCTTTACCATATTAGTTTTCTCTTTGCTTCACTTCTTAAGTAGTCTCTAAAATTTGGGTGAGCAATATTAATTAACTCTTTAACCCTTTCCTGTACTGACCTACCCCTTAAACAGGCTACTCCATATTCAGTAACTATATAGTCTACATCTACCCTTGAGGTTGTAACTATAGTACCTTCCTCAAACAAAGGAACTATCCTAGAAATAGTGTCCTTTTTAGTTGATGAATGGAATGCCAATATTGACTTTCCTCCTAGTGATTCCTGCGAACCATTAGCAAACTCTTTATGTCCACCAGTTCCACTAAACTGCCGTGCTCCAACTGATTCAGCACAGCATTGACCGGTTAAATCCATTTGGAGAGCTGAATTAATTGAAACCATTTTGTTATTTTTAGCAATAACTCTAGGATCATTAACTACACTAGAACGATGAAATTCTACTAGCATATTATCATCTAAAAAGTCATATAAACGACGGCTCCCTAGTGCTAATCCAGTTATAATTTTGTCCTTCCATAAGGTTTTTCGCCTATTAGTTATAGCACCAGCCTCATATAGATCTAATATACAATCAGTTAACATCTCAGTATGAACACCCAAATCCTTTTTGTGACTAAGACTTAATGCTACTGCACCCGGAATACTACCTAAACCTATTTGAATAGTAGATCCATCTTCTATAAGGTCTGCAACATATGAACCAATTATATGGTCCTTTTCATCTATTTTCATTGCAGGTAATTCTGGTATGCTTCTATCAGTTTCTACTATATAATCAATCTCAGAAATATGAACATGTGTATCCCCAAAGGTTCTTGGAAGATTTGGATTTGTTTCTAGTATTACCAAATCGGAATTTTCTATAATATCTTTTTCCATTACCGTACTTAGTGATAAGGATACATAACCATGTTTATCCATTGGTGAAGCACAGCCTAAGAAAACATTTGGTTTTCTATAAGCCAAGCGTTTACTACTAAACTGATGCAATTGCATTGGAACATAAGAAACAGTACCTAAAGAGTGCGCCTCTCTGGGTCCATCAGTATAAAACCAGTTGTTTAATAAAAAGTGTCCTTTCATTTCAGGATTCATATAAAATTCATATTTACCCATTAAAAGGGCCGTTACAACTGATACATCCTCCACCCTGTCTTTGATAGTATGTAATTCACTTAAAAGTGCAACAGGTTCACAGGCTGCTAATCCACAAACAACTTCATGATGACTTTTAATCTCTTGTAAAGCCTCCTCAACAGAAACAACTTTTCTACGATATAACTCTTTATAATTCATGACTCACCTCATGCAATTAATTCCTAATTAGTATCGCATATCAATTAGTGTTATTTCAATATAAAAATAAGATATATTAACAGGAACACACGGGGAAGGTTCGACTATAAGATATAGTCAAACCTTCCCCGTGTATTCCCCATCATTTTGTTTATTTTAGTTTAAGAGAAAGACCACTTACTATAAAGTATGCATCATCTACTATATCAGCTAGGTGTTGATTAGTAATTCCATTTAAATCTCTAAATACTCTTGCTTCTTTACTTATAGGAACTACATCCATCCCTACTTCATCAGCTACAATAATAACAATACCTTTTATTTGTTTGAGAACCTTAAGAAATAAATTAAGTTGATTGTAAAAAAGGGTTTCTTTCTCTTTATTCCAATCAAATGATTCTATAGAGCCTATATGATACATTAGGTTTGTAACCCAAGTACCTATTCCATCAAGTAGGAATATTGCCTCTTCATCCTTTTTAGAATGGAAAACTTCATATAAGCTTAAGGGTTCTTCAATCGTTTTCCAACTACTTGGTCTTCTAGCTTTATGTTTTTCTATTCGATTTAAAAATTCTTCATCACATTGAATACCTGTAGCGATATAATACACAGGAATATTTAATTGATGAGCGTATTCAGCTGTCTTTTTTTCTGCTAAACTGCTCTTTCCACTACTGCTTCCTCCAATAAACATAATTGTTTCATGCATTATTGTTTCCTCCTAAACGCAGAATAGCGTTCATAACAGCAGCAGCTATAGGACTTCCACCCCTTGTCCCAGTAACGGTTATAAATGGTATATTATTCTGCTCTATTAACATTTCTTTTGATTCTTTTGCCCCTACGAAACCTACTGGAGTTCCAATAATTAAAGCTGGCTTGATTCCTTCCTCAGCCATTTGCAATACTTCAAATAATGCAGTAGGAGCATTACCAATAGCTATAATCGCTCCATTTAATTCTCCCGAATGACTTCTTATAGCTGCCGCAGCTCTACTGGTATTTAAATCTTTGGCAATCTGTTTAATATATTCATCAGCAATTGAACAAACTACCGAACCACCATATTTTTGTAGTTCATTTAATGAAATACCAGCCTTTAGCATATTAACATCAACAAAAATATTAGATTTGTTTTGTAAGGCTTCTATTCCTTCATTGATCGCATCTGGATGAAATACTATATTGTTAACTAGATCAGGATCTCCAGTAGCATGGACAATTCTTTTTATAATAGCTTTTTGATCTGGTGGAAATTCAGGAGCATTTTCTAATAGTTCATCAACTATCTCCATACTCTTCTTTTCTATTGCAAAAGGATTCCAAATTATTTCCATAAGTTCACCCACTTTAACATCTTTTGTATTTAGCTTCCTGCCGCTTCATCAATTCTTTCTTGAACAATATTTACTAAACTAGGATGAGGACCAATGTGTTTAGCTATAAGAAATTCTATATTTGGATACTTGTTTTTTAATTTTTCAATAACTTCAGGAATATCTTCTTTGATATGTATTCCTTCTACTAAGAAAACTGGCATCATAACTATTTTCTCTATACCTTTACTTACTAAAATATCAGCAGCTTCCTCCATGTCGGGTTTTGCATTTGATAAAAATGCAGTTTCATATACCTTGTCGTTGTTGTTCTTTTTAAAAAGTTCAGTAATCTGTCTTATTTCTTCATTAGCTTCTTTTCTCCGACTACCATGCCCTAATAAAATAATTCCTTCTTTCACAATTCTCTCCCCTTTCGGTGCTGTCACCTTCAAAATTCAATGTCAATATATGTTACTTAAGTACTTAATTACATCTTCATAGGAATTGTAGGCTATTGGATAATTTATGTTAGGTCTTGCTAAAATTAAATGAGGAGTTTTTAAGGCTTTAGCAGCAGCTATTTTAGTGTCTAAGCCGCCTTCTACTCCGCTTTCTTTACTAAGAATTAGATTTGCGTTTACATGTTTAAACATTTTCATATTATCTTCTATACTAAACGGTCCCTGTTTAGCAATTATTTGATTCTTGTTTAGGCCTAATTTTTCACATTGTTTTAATATTTGTGAATTGGGGATTACTCTTATAAATAATTTTGCATTTTTACTTTTAATTATAGGAATTAAAGCAGGTAAACTATTAGACCCTAAGGTGCTAAAAACAGTGAGTTCATTTAACAAATATGGTTTAATTTCTTCTAATGAATGTATCTTTTTTACTAAAGAACTCTCCTTAATATCAAATTGTTTTCTTTCTAGTCTAATATAAGGTAACTTTAGTTGTTTAGCTGTATTAATAGCATTTTGGCTTATTTCAGTTGCAAATGGATGAGTAGTATCTACAATAACTTTTATTTGTTTTTCTATAACCAGTTCACTTAAACCTTTTTTTCCTAATGGTCCATTTATTAGTCTATCTTCATGAACCTCACTTAGTATTTTAGCTCCATAATCACTATATAATGATGCAATATAAGGCCAACCACGTGCTTTTATTTCCAGTAAAATTTCTCGCCCTTCAGTTGTTCCGGCTAATACCAGAATCATTATTTATATCCTCTTGCTGTAACCATTTTGCCATTTATTATTCTGGTGTCTGAGTTTCCTATAATAACAGTTGTTAGCATATCTATTTCTTCTTGTAGCATTTTTCCTAATGTTGTTATAACTGCTTTTGTTTCACCTCTTTTTGCATTACGAACTATGCCTACTGGAGTCTTAGGATCTTTATATTTCAAAAGTATTTCACAAGCCCATTCTATTTGCTCCCTACGCCCTTGACTGCGTGGGTTATATAAAACTATTGCAAAATCACCCTGTCCTGCAGCATTTAAACGTTTATTAATTAACTCCCATGGAGTAAGTAAATCACTTAAGCTTACTACCGCAAAATCATTTATAAGAGGTGCTCCTAATATTGAAGCTGCTGCAGATGCTGCCGTAATACCAGGAATTATTTCTACTTCCAAATTGGGTGGAGTAAGCTCTAATAATAATCCAGCCATTCCGTAAATTCCTGGATCACCACTGCTTACAACCACAACGTTTTTACCTTCATTGGCTAATTCAATTGCTTTCTCGGCTCTTTTTTGTTCTTGTTTCATGCCAGAACTAACTACTTTTTTATTTTCAACTAAATTTTCAATAAGTTTAACATAACTTTTATAACCTACAACTGCATCCGCCATTTTTATAACTTCTATAGTCTTACCTGCTAAGAATTCTTGATCTCCGGGTCCCAATCCCACCACCAAGATTTTTCCATTGCTATACTTATAGTTACTTTCTCCATTTTTTGTTTGGGAACTACTATTATCCCCTGTCCGGCTGATATTTTGGCTGCTGGTTCGCACACTCCACCAACTCCTATTTCATTTTTAACCCTTTTTGAAGCTTCATAACTTCCATCTAAAAGTGCTATTTCTTCCTTAGAAACAGACATCAACGGCACGTTTAAGAAATTAGCAGCACTTCTTAGTCCTTGTTCTTCTGTTTTAAAGTCAATACTACTTAAAGCCTTTATACACTTTAAATCTAGATTAAAGTTGTAAAATACAGATTCAATAGCATCATGAATTTCTTCTGCCGAAAGTCCCTTACGGAATCCTATCCCTACTATTAAATTGCGAGGTTTAACTAAAAGTATTTCATCACTTTTAGATTCAAAAATATAAGGGCTTACTATTACTGCGGGTTCTTTTATTTTTTCGTTTTCGATTGACCAATTCTGCCAAGTAAAATCCTTCTTTAAGTTTTTTGCTATATCCCATGGACTATAAATATATACAGTTTCATCCTCAATTAGGTAACGAGAAAATTTCTTTATAAATGACATAGGTTCTATAAAGGCATCCATTTCTACACCTAAAACATCTAAGGCTGGCTTTTTATGCACATCAGATGAAGTTGTAATAATGGCTTGACCCCCTATTAATTTTGCTATTTCCTCTGCTAAGTGATTAGCCCCACCTATATGCCCTGATAGTAAACTTATAATATGTTCACCTTTTTCATCAATAACTAAAATAGCCGGATCTTTTTGCTTTGATTCTATAATTGGTGCTAAGTGTCTTACTACAATTCCACTAGCCATAATACAAATCAAAGCAGTACTAGACTTAAAAGCTTGACTAAAAGTTTCTTTAAATTCATGGAAAAATTTAGTACTATTATCTAATTCTCTATAAATAAGTTTCAATCTATTAGGTAGATATATATCTGCGTTTTCTAATTCTTGAGCAATTTGAAACCCTAGATTTGCTCCTTTTTCACTCAAGCACAATATCGTTATTTTGTTATTTACTTGCTCTGTATTCATGTTCAAAATCCTTACTGTATAGCTTTGATACACCAGTCTTCTCTAGAAATTCTCCTACCAAAATTAAAGCTGTTTTAGTTATTTGGTTTTCCTTAACCAGCTGTGCAATATTAGATAATGTTCCTTTAACTACTCTTTCATCCGGCCAAGATGCTTTTTCTACTACCGCTATTGGCGTATCTGGTTTATATTCTTGCAAGAGCTCTTCTACTACGTTATCTATCATACTAACTGAAAGAAATATGACCATTGATGCTTGATGCTCAGCTAATTTAGATAATTGTTCTTTTTCGGGTACCGGTGTTCGACCTTCTATACGTGTTATAATCACAGTTTGACTACCATCAGGTATAGTATATTGACGTTTTACACTTGCTGCAGCTGCTAAAAAAGAGCTTACTCCAGGGATATTCTCAAAAGGTATGTCTTTTTGGCTTAATATATTAGCCTGTTCACCAATAGCCCCATATAAGCTAGGATCACCAGTATGTAGGCGCACAACATATTTGCCCTCATTATTGGCTTTTTCCATTAAATCAATCATTTCTACAAGGTCCAATCCAGCACTATTAATTAGTTCAGCATCACTACGACAATACTTTAAAAGCTCTTCATTTATTAAGGAGCCAGTGTATATTACTAAGTCTGCAGCTTCCAAAGCATTTTTACCTTTTACCGTAATAAGTTCAGGATCTCCAGGACCTGCTCCTACAAAATAAATCATATAACCCTCCCCCATTATTAAAAATACGTCTTTATACAGAGACACAAGGGAAGAAACCGTCCTTCTTTGTTCCTTTCCTTGTGTCTCTATACCTGTTGGTCATTTTTTTACTAACAAACTTGTCAAGTAATCTAATTCCTTACCATTAAGTTCGTTTAAGTCCTCGGTGTAAAACCCATCTTCAAAACCAAATCTACTAGCTAAAGTAAGTCTAGCAGAGATTCCTTTTTGCTTTAGTATCTCATCAATTTCCCGATATTTTTTTCCTGCCTTTAAAAAAACTATATTATCAAAATTATCCAACTGAGTAGATATTTTTTCTCTATTTTGTACTGCTGGTACAATAGTTAAATTTTCTTGACCTTCAACTAATGGTTTATTTACCCATGCAGAAATAGCTTGATAAGAAGTAATACCAGGAATTATTTCTACTTTTAAATTAGGCATTAAAGCTACTAATGATTTATGTATATAACTAAAAGAGCTGTAAGTCCCAGGGTCTCCTAGGGTTATATACGCACAATCCCTTCCCTGATCTAATACCTCGCTTATTTTTTTGGCAGTTTCATCCCAACTTTCTTGTAAAATAACCAAGTCATTTGTCATTGGTACTAGAACCTCTATAATTTTCCAGTCCTTTTTCACTACTTTTGTAATAATTGAAAAAGCTATACTTCTTTTGTCCTCCCTAGATACAGGAATAAAAAGATAGTCAACTGCCTCTAAAATCCGTTTTGCCTTTAATGTTAGTAATTCAGGATCCCCAGGTCCAACACCTATAGCATAGAGCTTGCCCTTATCCAATTTAGCTTTCCTCCTTTTCAGCTGTAATAATGGTAACAGGGTTTCTAGCCTCCCAAATAAGTGCCTTTTTATCTGATGAAGTAATTGAAATGTTAACTGTTGCTGCCTGCCATTTATAACTCTTTTCTTGCCAAAATGAAACAGCCTGTGGCCCTGTATTCATAGTTACAGAATTTAATACTATTTGACCACCCGGTTTTAACTTTATATCACAAAGATTAAGTATGTCGATTAAGTTTCCTCCACTTCCCCCAATAAATATTCTATCTGCAGGAGGTAAATCTAATAGGGCATCTGGTGCACTACCCTGGATTGTATTTATGTCAACTCCAAATTTATTGCAGTTTTTTTCAATCGCTTTAATTCCATTAGGGTTCTTTTCTACTGCATAAACTTCTATTTTAGGATCAATTAATTTGCTTTCTATGGCAATAGAACCTGAACCTGAACCTATATCATATAAAACAGCTTCTGAAAAAAGCTGTAGTTTAGAAAGAACTAATACCCTTATTTCTTCCTTAGTTATAGGTACACCATCTAATTTTTCAAATAATTCATTACTAATGCCAGGAACTAATAAATGTTTATTCATTAAATATCACCATTACAGAATTGTTATAATCTGCCCTATCTTTCGTAAGTTCTTCTAAATTAGAATATATTATCTGTTCCTCTGGATAGGATAAATCTTTCCCTACTGCTACATCTAAGTTTGGCACTCCATGTTTTAATAAATGCTTAGAAATTTCAGTAACTGTCCATGGATTACCTGTTAATACAGCTGAAATTGGATTGCTTTTTATTTTTTGGACTAAATTTTCATCATTTCTACCATGCACACTAATCATCTGTGCATTTTCCCAAGATCGCTTTAAACGAGCAAACATAAGCTGTACAGAACTTATACCCGGAATTATTTCTAAGTATTTAGCTTCTATATAACTACTTAAGTAGTTAGCATAACTAAACAATCCAGTATCACCACTGACCATTACTACTACTTTTTTGTTGTTTTGATACTTATATATATTTTCAGTGATTTCTTTTAAATTTTTGTTTAAGAAAATTTGAATTTGTTGTGGTGTGGCAAGTTCATCTAATAGTCTTTTAGGTCCTACTAATACATCAGCATTCTTAATTTTTTCAAGTGCCATTGGAGTAATATACCTTATATCACCTGGACCTGTGCCCACTATTGTTACTTTGTTACTCAAATAAATCACTTCCTATATTTAAAGCCTCTTCATTAAAAGCAATTAAATCACTATTAATATTATATAAAATGGTACCTACCTTTAGTTGATCACCTGTTCTTTCTCGAATACGTTCACTTGCAGTATCAGCTATAGTACGAAACACATCTAACATTCCATGTTTTCCTAATATTTCCAAGGAAGCCTCAATAGTATTTAGCCTCATTATTTCCTTTATCAAAGATACAGGAGCTCCTTGCATTGCTAAGTGGGCAGCTAAAGTTTCTCTTCTGCCATCTGCAAGTCTGCTATCAGTTTGAAAAATACCTGCTGCTACTTTTATTAACTTCCCTACATGCCCCATTAGAATAACAGCTTCTATTTCTAAATCAACACAATGATCAATCATTTTCCCTATATAATTTCCAGTTTGTACGATTGCTTCTTGTGGTGCTCCCATTTCAATAGCCTTGTTATTACCTTTTCCTCCAGGTGTTAGGATTATGGTTTTATATCCCATTGCTTTTGCTTGTGTTATTTGAGGTAATAATGATTCAATATAAGCTTCATTAGACATTGGACGAACTATTCCTGATCTTCCTAAAATTGATATACCTCCCATAATTCCCAAGCGTTTATTCAGGGTTTTTTTAGCT from Candidatus Syntrophocurvum alkaliphilum includes these protein-coding regions:
- a CDS encoding acetyl-CoA hydrolase/transferase family protein, whose product is MNYKELYRRKVVSVEEALQEIKSHHEVVCGLAACEPVALLSELHTIKDRVEDVSVVTALLMGKYEFYMNPEMKGHFLLNNWFYTDGPREAHSLGTVSYVPMQLHQFSSKRLAYRKPNVFLGCASPMDKHGYVSLSLSTVMEKDIIENSDLVILETNPNLPRTFGDTHVHISEIDYIVETDRSIPELPAMKIDEKDHIIGSYVADLIEDGSTIQIGLGSIPGAVALSLSHKKDLGVHTEMLTDCILDLYEAGAITNRRKTLWKDKIITGLALGSRRLYDFLDDNMLVEFHRSSVVNDPRVIAKNNKMVSINSALQMDLTGQCCAESVGARQFSGTGGHKEFANGSQESLGGKSILAFHSSTKKDTISRIVPLFEEGTIVTTSRVDVDYIVTEYGVACLRGRSVQERVKELINIAHPNFRDYLRSEAKRKLIW
- a CDS encoding cobalt-precorrin 5A hydrolase, which produces MSEKGANLGFQIAQELENADIYLPNRLKLIYRELDNSTKFFHEFKETFSQAFKSSTALICIMASGIVVRHLAPIIESKQKDPAILVIDEKGEHIISLLSGHIGGANHLAEEIAKLIGGQAIITTSSDVHKKPALDVLGVEMDAFIEPMSFIKKFSRYLIEDETVYIYSPWDIAKNLKKDFTWQNWSIENEKIKEPAVIVSPYIFESKSDEILLVKPRNLIVGIGFRKGLSAEEIHDAIESVFYNFNLDLKCIKALSSIDFKTEEQGLRSAANFLNVPLMSVSKEEIALLDGSYEASKRVKNEIGVGGVCEPAAKISAGQGIIVVPKQKMEKVTISIAMEKSWWWDWDPEIKNS
- a CDS encoding precorrin-8X methylmutase — protein: MEIIWNPFAIEKKSMEIVDELLENAPEFPPDQKAIIKRIVHATGDPDLVNNIVFHPDAINEGIEALQNKSNIFVDVNMLKAGISLNELQKYGGSVVCSIADEYIKQIAKDLNTSRAAAAIRSHSGELNGAIIAIGNAPTALFEVLQMAEEGIKPALIIGTPVGFVGAKESKEMLIEQNNIPFITVTGTRGGSPIAAAVMNAILRLGGNNNA
- a CDS encoding sirohydrochlorin chelatase, which translates into the protein MKEGIILLGHGSRRKEANEEIRQITELFKKNNNDKVYETAFLSNAKPDMEEAADILVSKGIEKIVMMPVFLVEGIHIKEDIPEVIEKLKNKYPNIEFLIAKHIGPHPSLVNIVQERIDEAAGS
- the cbiD gene encoding cobalt-precorrin-5B (C(1))-methyltransferase CbiD — translated: MRLGYTTGSCASAAAKAAVNYLLNNEEKNKIEIDLPNGGKLEIPVQSFKLENNWACAEVIKDAGDDPDVTNGISILADVLLLPHEEILVEGGEGIGVVTKPGLSVEVGQPAITPVPLKMIKDNVGELLPPGKGAKIIISAPIGEEIAKKTLNKRLGIMGGISILGRSGIVRPMSNEAYIESLLPQITQAKAMGYKTIILTPGGKGNNKAIEMGAPQEAIVQTGNYIGKMIDHCVDLEIEAVILMGHVGKLIKVAAGIFQTDSRLADGRRETLAAHLAMQGAPVSLIKEIMRLNTIEASLEILGKHGMLDVFRTIADTASERIRERTGDQLKVGTILYNINSDLIAFNEEALNIGSDLFE
- a CDS encoding DUF362 domain-containing protein, whose product is MVKVACIRCDNYEVEQVNNAVKKGFDLIGGHKIFLEGEKIILKPNLLAPEPPEKCVTTHPYVFQAVGNVLKDCGVKLSYGDSPALGSPEKAAKKTGIKAVADQLGMKLADFESGKECSFLEGQQNKIFTIANGVLESDGLVSISKLKTHGLTAMTGAIKNQFGCIPGLLKGEFHVRLPQVNEFARMLVDLNMLLNPRLYIMDGIMAMEGNGPRGGTPRPMNVILLSTDPVALDSCVCRLIGIRPEVNPLLIWGERHGLGKYRAEEIDIVGDSLDEFVQNNFNQANKSIAFNLTQSRLRNHVISRPEIKNENCIKCGICIKMCPVKPSAVDWQEEEKSLPPLYYYDRCIRCYCCQELCPEGAIELKMPLLGKVFSKFMRR
- the cobU gene encoding bifunctional adenosylcobinamide kinase/adenosylcobinamide-phosphate guanylyltransferase: MHETIMFIGGSSSGKSSLAEKKTAEYAHQLNIPVYYIATGIQCDEEFLNRIEKHKARRPSSWKTIEEPLSLYEVFHSKKDEEAIFLLDGIGTWVTNLMYHIGSIESFDWNKEKETLFYNQLNLFLKVLKQIKGIVIIVADEVGMDVVPISKEARVFRDLNGITNQHLADIVDDAYFIVSGLSLKLK
- the cobM gene encoding precorrin-4 C(11)-methyltransferase, with the translated sequence MIYFVGAGPGDPELITVKGKNALEAADLVIYTGSLINEELLKYCRSDAELINSAGLDLVEMIDLMEKANNEGKYVVRLHTGDPSLYGAIGEQANILSQKDIPFENIPGVSSFLAAAASVKRQYTIPDGSQTVIITRIEGRTPVPEKEQLSKLAEHQASMVIFLSVSMIDNVVEELLQEYKPDTPIAVVEKASWPDERVVKGTLSNIAQLVKENQITKTALILVGEFLEKTGVSKLYSKDFEHEYRASK
- the cbiE gene encoding precorrin-6y C5,15-methyltransferase (decarboxylating) subunit CbiE gives rise to the protein MSNKVTIVGTGPGDIRYITPMALEKIKNADVLVGPKRLLDELATPQQIQIFLNKNLKEITENIYKYQNNKKVVVMVSGDTGLFSYANYLSSYIEAKYLEIIPGISSVQLMFARLKRSWENAQMISVHGRNDENLVQKIKSNPISAVLTGNPWTVTEISKHLLKHGVPNLDVAVGKDLSYPEEQIIYSNLEELTKDRADYNNSVMVIFNE
- the cobI gene encoding precorrin-2 C(20)-methyltransferase is translated as MDKGKLYAIGVGPGDPELLTLKAKRILEAVDYLFIPVSREDKRSIAFSIITKVVKKDWKIIEVLVPMTNDLVILQESWDETAKKISEVLDQGRDCAYITLGDPGTYSSFSYIHKSLVALMPNLKVEIIPGITSYQAISAWVNKPLVEGQENLTIVPAVQNREKISTQLDNFDNIVFLKAGKKYREIDEILKQKGISARLTLASRFGFEDGFYTEDLNELNGKELDYLTSLLVKK
- the cobJ gene encoding precorrin-3B C(17)-methyltransferase, with the protein product MVGLGPGDQEFLAGKTIEVIKMADAVVGYKSYVKLIENLVENKKVVSSGMKQEQKRAEKAIELANEGKNVVVVSSGDPGIYGMAGLLLELTPPNLEVEIIPGITAASAAASILGAPLINDFAVVSLSDLLTPWELINKRLNAAGQGDFAIVLYNPRSQGRREQIEWACEILLKYKDPKTPVGIVRNAKRGETKAVITTLGKMLQEEIDMLTTVIIGNSDTRIINGKMVTARGYK
- the cobK gene encoding precorrin-6A reductase, producing MILVLAGTTEGREILLEIKARGWPYIASLYSDYGAKILSEVHEDRLINGPLGKKGLSELVIEKQIKVIVDTTHPFATEISQNAINTAKQLKLPYIRLERKQFDIKESSLVKKIHSLEEIKPYLLNELTVFSTLGSNSLPALIPIIKSKNAKLFIRVIPNSQILKQCEKLGLNKNQIIAKQGPFSIEDNMKMFKHVNANLILSKESGVEGGLDTKIAAAKALKTPHLILARPNINYPIAYNSYEDVIKYLSNIY
- the cbiT gene encoding precorrin-6Y C5,15-methyltransferase (decarboxylating) subunit CbiT, producing MNKHLLVPGISNELFEKLDGVPITKEEIRVLVLSKLQLFSEAVLYDIGSGSGSIAIESKLIDPKIEVYAVEKNPNGIKAIEKNCNKFGVDINTIQGSAPDALLDLPPADRIFIGGSGGNLIDILNLCDIKLKPGGQIVLNSVTMNTGPQAVSFWQEKSYKWQAATVNISITSSDKKALIWEARNPVTIITAEKEES